A genome region from Telopea speciosissima isolate NSW1024214 ecotype Mountain lineage unplaced genomic scaffold, Tspe_v1 Tspe_v1.0751, whole genome shotgun sequence includes the following:
- the LOC122648312 gene encoding leucine aminopeptidase 2, chloroplastic-like, producing the protein MMAVAVVSLFSSLVGSSTPILSKLNSSPILRFSLASPVSSRRRLRMAHTVTRATLGLTKPVHAEVPKISFAAKDVDLVEWKGDVLAVGVTEKDMAKDENSKFENSIMRKLDTHLGGLLAEVSAEEDFTGKAGQSTLLRLSGLGSKRIGLIGLGQCAPSSAASVYKSLGEAVAAAAKTAQASNVAITLASSEGLSVDSKLLTASAIASGTVLGIFEDNRFKSESKKPLLNSVDIIGLGSAPELEKKLKYAGDVCSGVIFGRELVNAPANVLTPGVLAEEASKIASMYSDVLTANILDVEKCKELKMGSYLGVAAASANPPHFIHLCYKPPTGPVKAKLGLVGKGLTFDSGGYNIKTGPGCSIELMKFDMGGSAAVLGAAKALGQIKPPGVEVHFIVAACENMISGTGMRPGDILTASNGKTIEVKLFCVPPKNLIWGC; encoded by the exons ATGATGGCTGTTGCTGTTGTCTcacttttctcttctcttgttgGTTCCTCCACTCCAATTCTCTCTAAATTAAACTCCTCTCCGATTCTTCGCTTCTCTCTTGCTTCCCCTGTCAGTTCTCGTCGACGATTGCGCATGGCCCATACCGTTACTCGGGCCACTCTCGGCCTCACTAAGCCTGTTCATGCCGAGGTCCCCAAG ATTAGTTTCGCTGCGAAAGATGTCGATTTGGTGGAATGGAAGGGAGACGTTCTTGCCGTCGGTGTCACAGAGAAAGACATGGCCAAAGACGAGAACTCCAAGTTTGAGAACTCGATTATGAGAAAGCTGGATACCCATTTGGGTGGTCTTTTGGCTGAAGTATCAGCGGAGGAGGATTTCACTGGGAAGGCTGGGCAGTCCACCCTTCTCAGGCTTTCCGGTCTGGGATCTAAGAGGATCGGTTTGATTGGGCTCGGCCAGTGCGCGCCATCTTCGGCTGCTAGTGTTTACAAGAGCCTTGGTGAGGCCGTTGCTGCTGCTGCGAAAACTGCCCAAGCAAGTAATGTGGCCATTACTCTTGCATCCTCTGAGGGGCTTTCTGTCGATTCAAAGCTTCTCACTGCTTCGGCCATAGCTTCTG GAACTGTGCTGGGAATTTTCGAAGATAATAGATTTAAGTCAGAGTCGAAGAAGCCTTTACTAAACTCGGTCGATATTATTGGTCTTGGATCTGCTCCCGAATTAGAGAAGAAGCTCAAGTATGCTGGTGATGTTTGTTCTGGGGTAATTTTTGGAAGAGAGCTCGTTAATGCACCCGCAAATGTACTTACCCCGG GTGTACTAGCTGAAGAGGCCTCCAAAATTGCTTCCATGTACAGTGATGTTCTTACTGCAAATATATTGGATGTGGAAAAGTGCAAAGAGTTAAAAATGGGTTCATATTTGGGTGTTGCTGCTGCTTCCGCAAATCCTCCTCATTTTATCCATTTATGTTACAAACCTCCAACTGGGCCTGTCAAGGCCAAGTTGGGTCTAGTTGGAAAGGGTTTAACTTTTGACAG TGGTGGCTATAACATCAAGACGGGACCAGGCTGTTCAATCGAGCTCATGAAATTTGACATGGGAGGTTCAGCAGCAGTTCTAGGTGCAGCAAAAGCCCTTGGTCAAATCAAACCTCCAGGAGTAGAG GTACATTTCATTGTTGCGGCTTGTGAGAACATGATAAGTGGTACAGGAATGAGACCTGGTGACATCCTTACAGCTTCAAATGGGAAAACAATCGAGGTAAAACTTTTTTGTGTCCCACCGAAGAATTTAATATGGGGCTGTTGA